A window of Cyprinus carpio isolate SPL01 chromosome A6, ASM1834038v1, whole genome shotgun sequence genomic DNA:
CTTTAAGCCTGCATTATTTCTAAGAGGCAAATtgacagaaattatatatcactgttaatttgcaaacaacatttatCTGAGCTTTCTCGTTGCATAAGGGCCAGTATTATCAATGCATTCATGAAGGCATCCTACAGGATAGTTTCACCACTTTTGTATGTTATCATTGACATTCTTAATCTCATGTTTCATTTTACATGATGGCCTTGAGTTTCCCTTTTACTGTTAAACTGCTTATGAAGCACTACATGCAAGAAGGATGTTTATGAAAGCAAAATTATGGGACTCAAGTACTGTTTGAACCAGACAAGTGAGCTAAGGAGCATGAAAAAACTAGTGTACTACTTACTGCAGTATATACTGTGTCCTACTTGTTACTTTTTAAAACCTGCACTCTGTTATTTAGCATTGATTCATCAATAACTCATAATCTGTGACAACCACTTCCCATTTGCATTTACTTAAATAGCCCTCGTTATTTGAAAGCAAATTGGGACACAGAATGCATTACTTAACAATAAAGGTTTCAAACGGTTGtgttatacactcttaaaaataaaggtgcttcacgatgccatagaaggacctttttgtctaaatggttccctTTAACatcctttaacatctgaagaacctttctgtttcaccaAAGGTTCTTTGTGACGAAAGATTATaaaaagagatggttctttaaagaaccttcgactgaatagtttttttttatgcaaccaaaaatggttcttctatggcatcgctgtgaagaaccttttaagcacctttatttttatatatttatatttatttttaagtagtttttaaggcttgtttttttttttttttttttttttttttacggaatcTACCttaataaatcatgtaaaatctcctaaattatttaatttatgacacaatgattttaatattattagtaaaatgtgctcatttattttaagttatatagcctgtgattttttttttgagtctgtttgtatttgactttgagggggttttttttgtacaataaaaagTCTGTATACAGCCAAGTAGCTCAAGTAGGGAAAACCTTTACTACACTAGCATTAGCAAAGCTACTGCTGAATGAACAAAGCATCACGCCTCATAGTAGTAGCAGCCTACATGCAGTTATCCATAACCATAAGCTCTAACTCTTCTGCACAATGCAACGTCAGAAacttcaacataacagaaactatttcaaatgtcaaatataactGAACATTATACATTACTATATGTTTCCCTTTACTCAAAAACACAAAGTagcacttaatttcaatattCACTCTCCATATCCAgccatatgcaaagcatgctgggaactaaaaATCactgccaagaaaaaaaaactgcaaaattgagctaattctcttaaaataaacattattttattaatattttatttattttttcagtttaatcagTTCCTCAATTCAAGCCTCAAAACTGCTTAGgtttcctaaaataaaatatgaggaAAACATAATCTCTTGGTTTTATTAGTGAAAAGTTCTCAACATTTTCTAAACAACActgaaccacaatttctttaagaaaatatacaCACTTTTTAAATTATCACCTTGATTTTTTAAACGAAAATTACAAGACccatgatgaattttttttttttttacagtgtatgtgtaatattgttaccataattttttttttttttttttttaagtagatagTGCACaccattttttacagtgatttcTGTCTCTCAGAAACTCATTTGTTTCTAAAGGAATTCACTGCTAAACTGAGGCATCTTTCATATGGTTTTCTTTCCTCTGAAACAGGAATAGATCTATCAGATAAGGTATAATTGGCCCAAAATCATTTCCTTTGGAGAAAGGGAGGAAAAACAACACACCAGAAAGAGAAACAGATATGTGGCCGAGTTATTGAGGCACATGTTCTCATCTAAACATTCTCGACCACCTAAGAATGTTGCACTGAAAACCATTTATTAAAACCCTTTAATAAAAGAGGTAAAATATGCATGCAGTACACTGGATATCTTGCCTAGAAACACATGGGGTCATAATGATATGATAGCATCACGTTTTTGACTACATATTCATGCAGTAATTAGCTGCAATTAGATCATATTTCTTAGCCATTTTGATGTTTGGTTTAAAAAATAGCTGGACCTCTGGACCATTTATGCATTCTTTTATGCTGCCACATGCCAGGTTAGATATTTGTATTAACAAGATCATGTACCTAATAAAtgaggttttattatttttgtctgctTTTTCTCAagataaccgctgattattgcaTATACAAGTGACAACAATGAGCCATTTGTATAAATTCACAAAGAATGCATTGTAGATACATGTTCAAAGACACATTCACATGCTAAATTTGCAATTGTTTTCAAATTTATAAGCCCATTACTAACTTATGGATTTATTTTAGAGCAATACCAGCCAACTTAAAGGGACAGAAAAGGGACAAAAACTAAAATCCTCCCTCATAACGTTTGactttcttttgcagaacacacaaaatattttgtttaaatgatatcaGGGTTTTAGGACCATTcaatgaaagttaatggggtTTGGACCCAAAATTATCTTCAAagtatctccttttgtgttacacagaagaaagaaacattttttcctttaaaggaattgttcaccctaAAAAGAACGTTTGCTGAAAGctgactcaccctcaggccatccaaggttttgagtttgttcttcatcagaacagatttggagaaatgtagcatcactggctcaccaatggatcctctgcaatgaatgggtgccgtcagaatgaaagtccaaacagctgataaaacaatacaataatccagaccactccagtccatcaattaacatcttgtgaagcgaaagctgcatgtttataagaaacaaatccatcaagactattttaatatcaaactaaaatatgagtccatgcATAATATGGacattcctccagtgaaaaagtccatcccgttgtcctctcacatcaaaatccaccaacatttgATTGGTTTTGGCATGTAaacggtgtttgatctgtgcatatttctctctcgATTCAGACGAGttgactttttccactggagaaagcaatattatgaatagaggactcatattttagtaaACTGTCAGCAAAATATCCCTTTACAACAAAGGCCCAGATCACAATCAACATCAAGACTCAAACTCTGATAACAAGGGTTAATGATACAAGACTAGGAACAGTTATCCATAACACCATCTCCATTTCCAGTGCAAGTCAAGGACCCGCTGAGATCAACAGCCTTCTCGACAGCTGgtttatttagaaatgttattCTTAAGAACAGTAATGGCCACTTACAGACTCCAGTTACTTTACAGTATGAAGATTTCTAAGTAAGCTACCAAAAAAGGAGACTCGCGCATATCAGCCAAATAAGTCACAATTCAGTCAAGTGCACTACAGAAGATCCTCTGGTTGGACACAATAGTGTTGTTTTCATTGGAACGACCTTTGTTTATACAGCCATGTTAATAGTTTGTGTTTGCTTCATTTTCTTTGGCTTTTGGGTAAATAGTACACACTTTGTTTACTGTTGTTGACCAAAAGTCAGAGATTGACCAATACATTTTATATGACCTTTGCGGTCCTTTGTTACCAGACCTTTAAAAGTGTATACAAAGTAACTTTAGTGCAagtgaaaatatgtaatttttttttttttaagaaaaggacaTAGATAGAACTTTTAAGACATCCCATGAGTTTCCCATGCCTggaaataactgataaaaaaaaagttattcattAAAGATTAATATGACTCAATGAGGAAATGACTACCTGAACTCATTTCTAGCAAAGGCAAGCACACGTTAGACTGGAAACATACCCAAATATCAAATGATGGCGGCATCATTTACTCCAGGAAGTCTGAAGAATGATGAACATGCTTATTCAGTCTGAACGGACCTTAAAAAAGCTCTTTTACTACAGTTACTTTCTGCTGTGGCAAACTCTCTAGCAAATCATCAGCACATCAGAGACATCTCAAACTTGTTTTATTACATCttaaataacagtacattttaatatagtATCTATGTTGCATCCAGCTTTCTGTGGTACACCGACAGACTGAACTTAAATACAAAAGGTGAGATAGGGAGTGCTGAGATCTAGTTATTAATGAAGAGAGAAAATAAGGGGAATCCATTTTAATTGAACTGCAATTAATCTTTACTGGTGgcagcacacacaaatacatcacAATTATTGTACATTATCGcagagaaaggaaaaaacaataataataataaaaaaagtcacaactaTTAAAGAAAGTGCATctgtttacagtggaaaaagaACAGAAGACTCTGCCATGTCAGATGCAATTACAAAACGTTTAAAGAAAAGCCAAAAGAGTTTCTCGCATTTCTTCGATCAAACGTTTTGATTTAGAAAACTCAAACTTTTCGCAACTGTCGTTTAATTCGGGACAATTTCAGGAAGCATGGCCATGATTTACAGGTCGTCTGCAGGAAATATGTGTCGTATCTCCCTCACGATTTCTCACATTGGTGCATAGCTTCGCCGGTAAAAGTAAAGGATGTATGCACAGCATGTCTGAAACATCTGGAATCAACAATTTCTCAGTTTCATATCGGTTTCGCCGTCCCGGTGAAGGTAAGTGGGCCTAAAGACGTCAGCTCCTGTTTAAGCAAATTCTACAGCATGCGACTACGTTAATTCATGGCAGATGAAATAAAACGCTTAACTTAAAAATTTCagaattatcattattttcagaCATTGATTTGTACAACATTTCATTCACATAGTAGTAACTGTATTTCCAAGCACAGACAGGGCTATCTGTTCTCTCTCTGGAACTGGGCTAAATAGAAAGTAaagaaaaaggttttgtttttccaaacactGATCCAGACAccactgaaaaaaatctaaacattccCCACCCGACCTCCCCAACGCCCGGCAACCAAAACAATCCCAAAAATCGGACTTAAAGCCGAAAGCTCGAAGGAACGTATAAACGTAAGACCAGAAGATAAGCTAAGGGGTTAGTTTGAACTGCTTTTAATCCAATGAAAGAgaggattgtatttttttttttttttggtgagttttttcactttttttgtacttttttttttgtgcattttctacattaaaattaGCATTCAATGTGATTAACAGCATGTGCTTGGTTAGTTAACGCTTAAAACGTTAGTCAAGTTTCTTATTGTGCAAACAAAGCTGTGACGAGACTGGAAAGAAACATTAGCTAAGGATATAATGCTGCATTCGCGTGCAAGTCGGATACCCATATTTACAACGGCCATTCGTAGATAAATGAAGCGAGTACCTCGGACTCAGAAATGGCAAAGTATTTCAAAGAGAtatggcattttcttttttctttaatgacAAAGGACCAGGATGCACACTGAAAGTTAACTAATGCACAGATCAGGATTACATTTTGTAGAAAGCTAAGGCTGCTCTTATTAGCCGGTGATCGGCAATAGCCCAGTGACGTTAACAATCAGAACAGCTCAGAGGTGAACGCTGTCTGGGGGACGcccaaaaatatgaatattaagcTTTCAAAAGAGGGCGCGTGAACTTTACCTCTCGCTCAAGTCACGTTCATGAAAACTACACAACCTCTAGAGCAACCTAGTGCACacgaaaataacaaataaaacaaaacacatgattGGCATGGTCAAAAAAAGCTGCTCTTCCATCCTGGTCTAGTTTCAGCATTTTACATGACTCTTCTTGTTTTCACATGGTTTTATAACAGGATTAAAAGTTTTACTAATCAGAAACATATCATCTAAACAGATAAAACAGGCGGGAAAAAGATCTAGAAGATGGACTATCAGATAAaaggaacaaaagaagaaaaaaatatgagagttaaataatttgtacatttacacTCCAACATTTGCTTTCTAGACACATGATACACAAGCGTGGGATGatagtgttttgtgttttctcttaCAGGGTGACACAGAATGGTCCGAGAGGGAATGCAAGTTATTCATTTAATACCACAGgaattcttcttgttttttttgttttttttttttttttttttcattttctttaagctGGGTGATAAAACAAATTGTGCTCTTCTTGGTGTAGGAAATGCATTGGTTTCCCTTAcaagttttatttcttttcatggTGGTGTCAGTCAGTTTTATAAGGTGTTTTGTTGACGATGCTGTGAAATTTAACATTCTAAAGTTGGAATGGTCTTCCAGTCAACTTTGGAGTTCAAATGATATCTGCGGACAGATGAAAAGAGATGAAAATGATAAAGCAGATATTCAGAGAATTACTTATTTAGATCAGACAACTCCATATAAACTTCCATGATAAATGCACAAATTACTATTATATTGCAAAAAGGCACACTGAGAAACTAAACTCATTTATTTAGGCATAAGTGGTTGGAAAACAAATTCTTTGTATTTGTAAAACTATCAATTCTAGagggaaaattgtttcaaagtaaatctgaaactaataataataatataaaattatgattgattgattgttcaTAATGTAGAACTACATCAGCTACCACAGCTATATTCTGTGTAACTATAAAGTTGTAAAAAATCTGGCCTTTACATATCAGCCCTCTGATCTTCACTAAAGTGTAGCCAGAAATAGCAGGAGGTGATACGAGGATAGATAGTTTCTCTTGTTTGACATTAGGTTGTGCTGGAAGAGGCTGATTCTTACTGTATCGGACATGTTGTATTGAAAGCACCTTCAGCGTTCAGTTCCAGATCTTGAGGAAGCTGTCCCAGGACCCTGTAGCCACTGCCATACCATCATCGGTTACACCCAGACAGCTTACTCGGTTGTCATGGCCGGCCAGCACACCTGAAAAGAGTCCAAACGTCAGTAAACCacctaatgtttttttaaaatctaaaaaaaaaattattattggagTATGCTTGACAAGAAAATCTGATTTTTCTTGGTAtggttttttttactttaaaatgtaacataccTTTTTCCTTGTAATTAACTGTAAAATTGGccgtttctgagtgaaaaatgtttctacattaattttcAGTGTAAGGGAGAGGATGCcgaacagagttttttttttagttattgatttaattagttttttttgttgtatgctgtgaaaaaaactattttctcaaaattttaaataaaagtattgtgaGTATTGTGGTACATTTTACAAGTACATACCATTTAGTTCagtctacttcaaaatttcatgaataattcaatgttactttctttttctttgtaattgtctAAAATTTACAAGCAATATCTGAGTGAAAATACATGCTAGTTTGTAGTTACTAATGTTATATGtatggaatgaaaaaaaataaaaataaatttgtgtggaaaagattttcaaagaaattcaatctaaaaaaaaaaaaaaaaaaaaaaaaaaaaaacagatttaacaaAGTAACTTATtgaaaaggtaaatatttaaGCCAAACAGTCTGTTAATAAACAAATCACAAAGCCCTAAAAATgttcaactgtaatgttttcAATGTTCCAAAGAGCTGAAATGTGGCCAATATTTGTATTTCATGTATACACTAAAAACACTGGGGACAGAAGagatttttactcaaaaatgaagtGTATGCAATCGATAAAATAGCAGTGTGCATTTCAACTCATTTGAAgacttaaaatgttatatttcaacattataaaagctttaaaatgtgcattttttctcAACAGACCACTTGCACTGTGCATGTTGCTGTATGCAAAAGAGACGAACCAATGTTATGCATGTTATCAAGCAAGCACCGAACCATATGTAAAACagcaccactgtgtgtgtgtgtgcgtgcgtgttgtatgtttgatttgtttgctTTAAGGGCGGTCACTAGACCACTATTAGTCgcatatttttgcagttttccagccatgtgtgtgtgtgtgtgcgtatctCACCAGCGCGGTCAGCCTTGAGGGCGTCCCAAACATTGCAGTTGAAGTCATCGTAGCCGGCGAGCAACAGGCGGCCGCTCTTCGAGAAGGCCACAGAGGTTATGCCGCAGATGATATTGTCGTGAGAGTAGACCATGAGCTCCTGGTCAGCGCGCAGGTCAAAGAGCCGGCAGGTGGCATCGTCAGAGCCAGTCGCAAATGCGTTTCCATTGGGGAAGAACTGTGGGGGGAATACGATCCCTTTCTAGTTTTAATACTTCAAGAGATTACATGCACTACAGCACATATTCCTAAGAATACATCGTTTAATTTTAATCTGTACTGTTGCTAGTcagaatgaggcagaacactCACACAGATGGCGTTGATGTCCGACTCGTGGCCagtgaaggtctgtctgcacatGCCCTCACGGACGTCCCAGAGTTTGGCCGAGGCATCGCAGGCTCCTGACACGAACAGCCTGGTGTCCGGAGCCAGAGACAGACTCATCACATCCCCGGTGTGACCCGCGAATGTGGTCGTCTGCTGACCGGTCTCTATGTCCCAGAGAGCACTGCAGGACAGATCACAACATTCAGAtgcttcaaaacacacacacacacacacaactgagaGATCAAAAGACCTGAAGAAATGAACTGGAACATTTCTCAGAGCTGCAAATAAGAGCTGAAATCTGATCATGTCtaaatttataagaaaaataattaaatatctaaaaataaatattataggtTGCATGCTAAATCAGCTTACTCTTATGTCgcttattacataatttttttatttatggttaatttttacagtaagtttcatttgttaacaaataaagcaacatttaattattttcaaattaaataatttaagataatatttaataataaaaatacaagccTTCATTGTTCGCTCATGTTCACATGACATTAATGTTaacacatatttttgtatttgtatttaaaaatgtattagtaaattttgaaattaacaaattaacttaaaataaactaaaaataagaaatagaCATAAGATTTAGCCTACAACCTTATTGTTTGTTTGCAGTTaatgatatacatatatttctcaaattaaaatgaatttttcttAAGCACAAGGTGGCAGCTAACACCAtaaattgtctttaaaataaaaaaagtgggaaGAAATGATTTTTGTCTTCCCCATAATGTCGTCAGAATGGTTCCAATGATGTAACTTCCTGAAAGTTGATTTTATAgaatggcctttttttttttttttttttagaagaatgcagacataaaacaaatacaaagcatatgacatgtaaaataatttttttacatttataatctgATTCCTGActttaaagaagaaataaaagtataaaaatattccTGAAGAGATTACAATGTGGTCCTAATTGCAGATGTAAGCTTTAGTATCTGAGCTAGCCAAGCTGTGGGTTTGCTGGGTTGCAGTTCCTCACACTCACCAGGTGGTGTCGCCAGAACTTGTAACAATCTGGTTGTCATCAAGGAAGCGGCAGCAAGAGAGGTATCCTGAAGAGGGGAGGAAGTTTAATACATGATTCCAAACCAATATTTCTTCTCAAAATCTTAAGGAATGTATTacactttagttaaaaataaaataatatctgtGAATGAACAATAAGTCATTGTGTGGAGGATGATTTACATTGGTGCATTACACTCATGACAATTTAAAGGGGAAAGAAGCTTATGTCATTAAAAtagatattgcaaaaaaaaataattaatataaaattaatatatacacatttaaaaaaatatgtaattattataaaatatatttttctcttgatttagtggtgaaatgtgacctggacatttCTTAACCCATGTAtcaaatgtgacaaataaaaaatcttgaatcatCTGAACAGAATGAGAGTGCATTACGTAATCACTGATACTGCCATTAAAGTCAATCAGACGAAATATATTAAAGAGGGTGCAGAAAACCCCAGTGCAGTTGCATGCTGTAATAAAAGCTTTGCGAAACACCGACCCTTGTGTATATTCACAAGAGCCAAGATAacagtgtgtgagtgtttcaGGAGGACACGTCCTGTACCTGTGTGTCCGGCCAGCTCACGGCTGACGCGCACGTTCCCCTCGCGAGTCTTGAGGCTGTAGATGGAGCAGATGTTGTCTAGGCCTCCACAAGCAACATAATTCCCTGAAGGAGCGTAGGCACAGGTCATCACCCAGGAGGAGCGCAGAGGAATGGCGTGGACCTGAAACACAACACATGAATGCTCAGGAAAAGACATGTGGAAGAGCACAGGAAGTAATAAACATCTTGTAGCAGAAACAATTTCAAATAGCTTATCATCAGAGACTCTATATTGGTTCCTGTTAGGGCAAAAAAATGTCCATGCAAAGATCAGGAACTAGCTTGCTAaattttttttgagcattttagGTTTCAGTCATTCCCATCATGCAACATCGGCACAACTAGTTACCAGGTTTAACAGCTGTtgggttgtttattttttttaacccccaagtaatagtgatgcttggtCTGTGGCAATTAATTGGAGAAAATAAATAGGAATGCActgaataagtaaaaaaaaaaaaaaaaaatgatgtggtTGGTAATTAAGATGAAAGTATGGTCATATTTTTAAGATgtgtaatacaataaatattagtaaaaatacaaatgtttacaaaacCAGTCTAATTAGAATTTGAAAATTTGTGGTTGATAAATTACAATGGTGTATAATTTAAGGtgtgtaataattaaaatataatttatacacaGTAAATAATTATAGAATAATTATATGCCCTACAGTCAAATGATCCGTTTTATAACAGCAGCCTATTAAGAACAAATCAAgccattattagaaaaaaaaaaggtaaatatgtgaccctggaccacaaaactagtcttaagtctctggggtatatttgtagcaatagccataaAAACcttgtttgggtcaaaattattgatttttcttttatgccaaaaatcattagatattaagtaaagatcatgttccatgaagatgttttgtaaatttcctactgtaaatatatccaaatgtaatttttgattagtaatatgcattgctaagaacttcatttggacaactttaaaggtgatttttgaagtatttagattttttttgcaccctcagattccagattttcaaataattctaTCTCAACAAAAATGTGGTATCAtagcaaaccatacatcaatggaaagctgatttattcagctttcagatgataaatgtggtccagagtcacatatgtTTGCTAGTATCCACCCCAGAAAAGGCTACTTGCTAAAACTCATCCTGTAGTAGTGAAATGCTCTATATGGAAATCTAAATTCCAGAAAAGAATAAGTACAAATACAATACCTTATTTGTGGTATAACTATCCCAAATAATGAGTTTTCCATCCTGGGAGGCACTGACGAGCAGCCTGCACAGAAACACAAGACCACAGGTGAGCGAGTGCGGTTTACCTGCACAATTACGATCAGGAGAATTGTCTCCCAGAACAATCTCAAACTATTCCCAGCACCATTCGCCACAAAAATGGTACAGTTATGGATTTTTCTTGGCTGTAGCTATAATAGTAACAACATGCTTAGTCATAACACCTACTTACAACCATCGCTCCCCacctacacaaacacaataaaagaaCATGATTCAATGCAGTAGGGATAGCATGCAGTGGCCAGCACACGAGCCATGAACCCGTCCACCTTCACTGTGAAAGGGAAACCCCTCGGTGTATCTCACCCTGATGCATAAGGATGTTTTCAAAGGGCTTACAAATAAGGTCAGGCCATCATGCAAATAACGTGATGGAGCAGTTCTGTACCTGGAATCGGTGCCCCAGTGCATGGCGTAGATTTTAGCCAGATGTCCTCGCAGTGTTCTTCTTGTGCGCATCTGGATTCGGCCAACAGGGTCGATGTTGGCTGTGATCTGAAAACatgtatgcaaattaaaaaaaaaacatacacacagatgGCATCAATATAGAGATTAATCCATTGATTTAAATTACGGTTACttaaatttacacatttaaacagaaaattagaataaaacAGTTTCTTACCTGTGATAGTGTGGCATCTGCACAAGCTTTCCTTGCATcctaggaaaaaaaagaaaaggaaaaaagtttagatgctgtggaatgagcCATTATTTCATGATTATGtaatatacaaaacatttagGATTAATGTTTAGTATATAATAACCATACAGTAACATGAGATATGCTGTTATAGACAattccttctttaaaaaaatgttcatatcgTGCTCAAACTGAGTAATCTAACTGGTACCATTAATGGCCTTTTATGGTTAATTTAatcattgatttgattgattatgGCTAAAAGGTCAAAGATTTTAGACAAATgtggccctggaccacaaaagcagtcttaagtgtcaatttttcaaaattgagatttatacatcatccaaaagctgaataaataagctttctaatgatttatggtttgttaggatcagatttggctgagatacaactatttgaaaatctggaatctgagggtgcaaaatattgagaaaatcgcctttaaagttgtccaaatgaattcttaatgcatattactaatcaaaaatgaagttttaatatatttacagtaggaaatttacaaaatatcttcattgaacatgatctttacttaatatcctaatgattttttggcataaaagaaaaatcaataattttgacccatacaatgttttttttgctattgctacaaatatattccccagcgacttaagactgcttttgtgctccagggtcacaaatgaggATATTTTAGAACAACTGAGGATTGGTAAAACTATCTCAGGCCGAGATAAAATGTAAAGTGGCTTCATGGAGGAAGTATCGGGTGTAAATGCTTTCTGGAACTCAGAGAGGAATAAGAACAGAATggttacagtaaatgtttttccTGCATAGTGTAGAAATATGTAAATAACTGCcctctgtatttaaatgtcttttggtTAAGCAAATATTTCTGGGTAACAAGAGACTACCAAGTAATcggtttgaaaaaaacaaaaacaaacatgcacatactTCATAGGACTTAATAGCTGGATTGGAAATATGTCTAGTTTTAATacaactgatattttaaatatagcagACCTGTCAAAATCTCTATAATTATGAATGTGAGCTTCCCGCTTCCCGCTGATGGTTGAAATTTACCACAGCAACAACCGGAGGCTACACTGACTCCTTTCAACCTGGAgtcttaaagtgccccattatggatttttgaaatttacctttcatgcagtgtgtcacacagctctaagtgaatgaaa
This region includes:
- the LOC109062502 gene encoding guanine nucleotide-binding protein G(I)/G(S)/G(T) subunit beta-1; translated protein: MSELDQLRQEAEQLKNQIRDARKACADATLSQITANIDPVGRIQMRTRRTLRGHLAKIYAMHWGTDSRLLVSASQDGKLIIWDSYTTNKVHAIPLRSSWVMTCAYAPSGNYVACGGLDNICSIYSLKTREGNVRVSRELAGHTGYLSCCRFLDDNQIVTSSGDTTCALWDIETGQQTTTFAGHTGDVMSLSLAPDTRLFVSGACDASAKLWDVREGMCRQTFTGHESDINAICFFPNGNAFATGSDDATCRLFDLRADQELMVYSHDNIICGITSVAFSKSGRLLLAGYDDFNCNVWDALKADRAGVLAGHDNRVSCLGVTDDGMAVATGSWDSFLKIWN